In Bifidobacterium sp. ESL0775, the following are encoded in one genomic region:
- a CDS encoding type II toxin-antitoxin system RelB/DinJ family antitoxin: protein MVAATKTRMQIRIDPKLKEEGERLFRSMGTDLSSAVSMFVAQAVHEGGFPFRPVADPLAAAVKAAESEPAEYVGSTQDVKDMIDAL from the coding sequence TTGGTAGCAGCAACGAAAACGAGAATGCAGATTCGAATCGACCCCAAACTTAAGGAAGAGGGCGAACGGCTGTTTCGCTCAATGGGAACAGACCTGTCAAGCGCGGTGAGCATGTTCGTGGCACAAGCCGTGCACGAAGGCGGCTTTCCGTTCCGGCCCGTCGCCGACCCACTTGCCGCGGCCGTCAAGGCTGCAGAGTCCGAACCCGCAGAGTATGTGGGCAGCACGCAGGACGTGAAGGATATGATCGATGCCTTATAA
- a CDS encoding isopeptide-forming domain-containing fimbrial protein — MSFKTTIHKLAGAALAAATLLAVAPLGAANAAGDGNISVPSAVAAPYAGETITIQGDKKMIENHKFKAVRIGTYVNAKGTANVDGKTGVLNAVSVGTDPQLRDEATAALRAVKGGDADVHYQGNPVGEVAAKWLGYPSQVNGGNANEDTTSNYGTAADAWNGKLRQFVSNVFYSAKFTSLVSAATAQSTVASDTGDKMAVSISGLLPGIYMVDDVTGEAGVSGQSGAADPKTAGNSIPMLVSTAITDGGVTYNEMAGDRTLGLVDMKNDAPTVSKELDSDKTNDASIGGELHYKLTGSVPLTTGFRRYIYTMVDRPAQLGLHYVDNSETVMVGTTKLNAANGDYKVTAHKAAAGRFQSIAGDDSTDYVVFDLSPSILRFHYQDAITITYTMSITDDATGGQLQNGVTLSYSSDANNQPTATNASDPTEATIDPNTGNVSGSDTGSIASNSTSPQNPASVASFRKFSVITKPKVAWDDAKDEKEQDAIAGLAGAKYRLSAAAASAQSRSGEAAAADAALKFIKLGDGHYKLVAAQSATNDDFVEDLEVGSDGVLTFDGLGKGYYTVKEVAAPAGFSDTFMPSFKVHVQADATNASKSTYTNESDTWRLVVAHSQSVSSETPIVVLAITSISQLPLTGGAGMVLALLLIVVLLVVTGLLIMARRRLRKE; from the coding sequence ATGAGTTTCAAAACCACCATACACAAGCTTGCCGGGGCCGCGCTCGCCGCAGCCACGTTGCTGGCAGTGGCCCCGCTGGGCGCCGCGAACGCCGCGGGGGATGGAAACATCTCCGTGCCGAGTGCCGTCGCCGCGCCATACGCGGGCGAGACCATCACCATCCAGGGTGACAAGAAGATGATCGAGAACCACAAGTTCAAGGCGGTGCGCATCGGCACCTACGTGAACGCCAAAGGCACCGCGAATGTGGACGGCAAGACGGGCGTGCTGAACGCCGTGTCCGTCGGCACCGACCCCCAGCTTCGCGACGAAGCCACGGCTGCGCTGAGGGCGGTCAAGGGCGGCGACGCGGATGTGCACTATCAGGGCAACCCCGTCGGCGAGGTGGCGGCCAAGTGGCTCGGCTATCCAAGCCAGGTGAATGGCGGCAACGCCAACGAGGACACCACTTCCAACTATGGCACCGCCGCGGACGCTTGGAACGGCAAGCTGCGCCAGTTCGTCAGCAACGTCTTCTACAGCGCCAAGTTCACGAGCCTGGTGAGCGCGGCCACGGCGCAGTCCACGGTCGCCTCCGACACCGGCGACAAGATGGCCGTGAGCATTTCCGGCCTGTTGCCGGGCATCTACATGGTCGATGACGTCACCGGCGAGGCCGGCGTGAGCGGCCAGTCCGGCGCGGCCGATCCGAAGACCGCCGGCAACTCCATCCCGATGCTGGTGAGCACCGCCATCACCGACGGCGGCGTGACCTACAACGAGATGGCCGGTGACAGGACCCTCGGACTGGTCGATATGAAGAACGACGCCCCGACGGTCAGCAAGGAACTGGATTCGGACAAGACCAACGATGCCTCCATCGGCGGCGAATTGCATTACAAACTTACCGGCAGCGTCCCGCTGACCACCGGTTTCCGCCGCTACATCTACACCATGGTCGATCGCCCCGCACAGCTTGGCCTCCATTATGTCGACAATTCCGAAACGGTGATGGTCGGCACCACCAAGCTCAATGCCGCCAACGGCGATTACAAGGTGACCGCCCACAAGGCCGCGGCCGGCCGGTTCCAGAGCATCGCCGGAGACGATTCCACCGATTACGTGGTCTTCGACCTTTCGCCGAGCATCTTGAGGTTCCATTACCAGGACGCGATCACCATCACCTACACGATGTCGATCACGGATGACGCCACCGGCGGCCAGCTTCAGAACGGCGTGACGCTCAGCTATTCGAGCGATGCCAACAACCAGCCCACGGCCACGAACGCGAGCGACCCCACCGAGGCCACCATCGACCCGAACACCGGCAACGTGAGCGGCTCGGACACCGGTTCCATCGCCTCCAACTCCACCAGCCCGCAGAATCCCGCTTCCGTGGCGAGCTTCCGCAAGTTCTCGGTGATCACCAAGCCCAAGGTGGCGTGGGACGACGCCAAGGACGAAAAGGAACAGGACGCGATTGCGGGACTTGCAGGCGCGAAGTACCGCCTGTCCGCCGCCGCGGCATCCGCCCAGTCCCGGTCCGGCGAGGCTGCTGCGGCCGATGCCGCGCTCAAGTTCATCAAGCTGGGTGACGGCCATTACAAGCTGGTCGCCGCGCAGAGCGCCACCAACGATGACTTCGTCGAGGACCTTGAGGTCGGCTCCGATGGCGTCCTCACTTTCGACGGCCTGGGCAAGGGCTACTACACCGTCAAGGAAGTCGCCGCTCCGGCCGGTTTCTCGGATACCTTCATGCCCAGCTTCAAGGTGCACGTGCAAGCGGATGCGACCAATGCCTCAAAGTCCACCTACACCAACGAAAGCGACACCTGGCGCCTGGTCGTGGCGCACAGCCAGTCGGTCTCGAGCGAGACGCCGATCGTGGTGCTCGCCATCACCTCCATCTCGCAGCTGCCGCTGACCGGTGGCGCGGGCATGGTCCTCGCGCTGCTCCTCATCGTGGTGCTTCTGGTGGTCACCGGCCTGCTGATCATGGCCCGTCGCCGCCTGCGCAAGGAGTAA
- a CDS encoding class C sortase, which yields MDFETILRDRSSGISGSRRTVILIVDVLLVCCATALIVAIAWFPTAWAIQSYRQGRLVDDSVSRVDRWPQGKVVDEYRQAQAYNRRIADSGQKSLGEFVDPFAASDKSPKTKTRSENDQEYQSLLNVGDEVMGNVRIPKISVNMPIYHGTSDDALLHGAGHLYGTSLPVGGPSTNAVLSGHRGLSSALLFTRLNELKRGDIFYVQTLGRTMGYRVTGIHVIDPQDTHLYRVVPGRDLVTLMTCTPYAINTQRLIVTGTRQPIPDPIPEPSHAKGDPMLIAVIVALTVLFANVIAVIVLRRHPIPARHSFIGPAVRRSRQPSRPISPEDILY from the coding sequence GTGGATTTCGAGACGATTTTGCGCGACAGAAGTAGCGGAATAAGCGGTTCCCGCAGGACGGTCATTCTCATCGTCGACGTGTTGCTGGTCTGCTGCGCCACGGCGCTTATCGTGGCCATCGCGTGGTTCCCGACGGCCTGGGCGATCCAGTCGTATCGGCAGGGCCGGCTCGTCGACGATTCGGTGAGCCGCGTCGATCGCTGGCCTCAGGGCAAGGTCGTCGACGAATACCGCCAGGCGCAGGCCTATAACCGACGTATAGCGGATTCCGGCCAGAAGTCATTGGGGGAGTTCGTCGATCCGTTCGCGGCCTCCGACAAATCACCAAAGACGAAAACCCGCAGCGAGAACGACCAGGAGTATCAAAGTCTTTTGAACGTCGGAGACGAGGTGATGGGCAATGTCCGTATCCCCAAGATCTCGGTGAACATGCCGATCTACCACGGCACTTCCGACGACGCATTGCTCCACGGCGCCGGCCATCTTTACGGCACGAGCCTGCCGGTCGGCGGCCCGTCCACGAACGCCGTCCTGAGCGGCCACCGCGGCCTGAGCAGCGCCCTGTTGTTCACGCGCCTCAACGAACTCAAGCGCGGCGACATCTTCTACGTCCAGACGCTCGGCCGTACGATGGGCTACCGCGTCACCGGCATCCACGTCATCGACCCGCAGGACACCCACCTCTACCGCGTCGTGCCGGGCCGCGACCTGGTGACGCTGATGACCTGCACCCCCTACGCCATCAACACCCAGCGCCTCATCGTCACCGGCACCCGCCAGCCCATTCCCGACCCGATTCCCGAGCCGAGCCACGCCAAAGGCGATCCCATGCTGATCGCCGTAATCGTTGCCTTAACGGTTCTATTTGCAAACGTGATTGCCGTTATTGTCCTGCGTCGGCATCCGATTCCGGCACGTCACAGTTTCATTGGTCCTGCGGTGCGTCGGTCAAGACAACCCTCGCGCCCCATTAGCCCGGAAGATATCCTCTATTAG
- a CDS encoding glycerophosphodiester phosphodiesterase, producing MADDKTIVVDPALYGETAAEKTAAANKVARKFGIGDDALAKVEDFKKELTSHNAWDLPFMGYVDEDGYGYAYVPDRAIAPPNWDAHAAFKALPYDAQTAFAIRMLFTHRDVDRYGATMFLHYERNFDIKFKED from the coding sequence ATGGCAGATGACAAGACCATCGTCGTCGATCCGGCGCTTTACGGGGAAACCGCAGCCGAGAAAACCGCGGCCGCTAACAAGGTCGCCAGAAAATTCGGCATCGGAGACGACGCCCTCGCCAAGGTCGAGGATTTCAAGAAGGAACTCACCAGCCACAACGCGTGGGATCTGCCGTTCATGGGTTACGTTGACGAGGACGGTTATGGTTACGCCTACGTGCCCGACAGGGCCATAGCACCGCCAAACTGGGATGCGCACGCGGCGTTCAAGGCGCTGCCCTACGACGCGCAGACCGCGTTTGCGATCCGCATGCTCTTCACCCACCGCGACGTCGACCGCTACGGCGCCACGATGTTCCTGCACTATGAGCGCAACTTCGACATCAAGTTCAAGGAAGACTGA
- a CDS encoding GH25 family lysozyme translates to MKHKLWNKVVGITTKVGTVLVASALGVTFSAVPATAATDTNLSDFNNSVEDSAASQVRGGAVKTIGNQAVASASDASEDAMPDNSSQKLPDKVSSAIPDNAMVVSKDLATTADGQIKNIETGAPVTDPKLVGTADQQPDPLTKTNGMRFIPVEAGKVKEAVAANGGDVQASTASSNASASKATTTGTVRNAALQNNQYGAYWGSYNGTQAFFERGGNLFAQQAKGVVDVSEHQGYINWDAAKNSGVEGAIIRVAFGWGNRLDYQAARNVNECKRLGIPFGVYFYSYAYDYDTATQEGFDAVNKLRQLGINPGDLSYPVYYDLENWSWTGHTPPTNPWVYDSMVSTWYWCLQHFGYNNLSVYSYTYYLNTALNTGNIRSKTRWVASYGARTNFGYSTNDRGWQYADNGWVNGIGNVDLNAFGNRTYQSSVGIVTFPNQEMVGVCGVVAGPHRNVEYQWMAYNLSTNTWKAIAWWQDSNCAEWRDNAGDYWLHLDVRDKQTHNSIGNQTLPTHYKLNASINGIYLGWQGDQMLLGAASNDSQGKYVIKLYDENAQRWFTAFYSQWALWRPYHGRFWARYELYTSDGRFVDTRTYNFSV, encoded by the coding sequence ATGAAGCACAAGTTGTGGAATAAAGTAGTCGGAATTACCACAAAAGTTGGGACGGTGTTGGTCGCTTCGGCGTTGGGTGTGACGTTCAGCGCCGTACCTGCAACTGCGGCGACGGATACGAATCTGAGTGATTTCAATAACTCTGTTGAAGATTCCGCAGCTTCACAAGTAAGGGGTGGAGCCGTCAAGACCATTGGCAATCAGGCAGTGGCATCGGCATCGGACGCTTCCGAGGACGCCATGCCGGACAATTCAAGTCAGAAATTGCCGGATAAGGTGAGCTCGGCCATTCCTGATAATGCGATGGTGGTTTCAAAGGATCTTGCCACTACTGCAGATGGCCAAATCAAGAACATCGAAACAGGAGCGCCTGTTACTGATCCAAAACTTGTGGGTACTGCGGACCAGCAGCCCGACCCCTTGACAAAAACGAATGGCATGCGTTTTATCCCAGTCGAGGCTGGCAAAGTCAAGGAAGCCGTCGCTGCAAATGGTGGTGACGTGCAAGCGAGCACAGCTTCGTCGAACGCTTCCGCTTCCAAAGCGACCACGACTGGCACTGTGCGCAATGCTGCGTTGCAAAACAATCAATATGGTGCTTATTGGGGCAGCTACAATGGCACCCAGGCGTTCTTTGAACGCGGCGGTAACCTCTTTGCGCAGCAGGCCAAAGGCGTGGTCGATGTCTCCGAGCATCAAGGCTATATCAATTGGGACGCAGCAAAGAATTCCGGGGTCGAAGGCGCCATCATACGTGTTGCGTTTGGTTGGGGAAATCGTTTAGATTATCAAGCGGCGCGTAATGTCAATGAATGCAAGCGATTGGGCATTCCATTCGGGGTTTATTTTTATTCATATGCGTATGATTATGACACCGCAACCCAGGAAGGCTTTGACGCGGTCAACAAACTGCGGCAACTTGGCATCAACCCTGGTGATTTGAGCTATCCGGTTTACTATGATCTTGAGAATTGGAGTTGGACTGGCCATACGCCGCCCACAAATCCATGGGTTTATGACAGCATGGTCAGCACTTGGTATTGGTGCCTGCAGCATTTTGGCTATAACAACCTTTCGGTGTACTCCTATACCTATTATCTGAATACGGCGTTGAACACGGGAAATATTCGTTCCAAGACCCGGTGGGTGGCGAGTTATGGCGCACGTACTAATTTCGGTTATTCCACCAATGACCGTGGTTGGCAGTACGCCGACAACGGCTGGGTCAATGGCATCGGCAACGTCGATCTCAATGCTTTCGGGAATAGAACCTATCAGAGTTCTGTGGGTATCGTTACTTTCCCGAATCAGGAGATGGTCGGCGTTTGTGGAGTGGTAGCCGGTCCCCATCGAAATGTGGAGTATCAGTGGATGGCCTACAATCTTTCTACGAACACGTGGAAAGCCATAGCGTGGTGGCAGGATTCCAATTGCGCGGAATGGCGAGACAATGCAGGAGATTATTGGTTGCATTTGGATGTGCGTGACAAGCAGACGCACAATTCCATCGGCAACCAGACGCTTCCCACCCATTACAAGCTCAATGCGTCCATTAACGGGATATATCTCGGTTGGCAGGGTGACCAGATGTTGCTCGGCGCGGCTTCCAACGATTCGCAAGGCAAATACGTCATTAAGTTATATGATGAAAATGCTCAGAGATGGTTTACGGCCTTCTATAGCCAATGGGCCTTGTGGCGGCCATATCATGGCAGGTTCTGGGCTCGCTATGAGCTTTACACTTCTGACGGAAGATTCGTGGATACCAGGACATACAATTTTAGCGTGTGA
- a CDS encoding DUF2142 domain-containing protein has product MRMNVGRGLSRISLACKNFWNFLREKIGDVALFYLGFTILFGTILILFDKRRSWPDQIPHWQRLYQIAHGHMLAQPSPNGDGTFGGYMGNGHYVPFSNTAVNTPFAYFPGLLGFGHVRLAAFSTLVICACLIAVAIRMSGIYELVFCGVSMLPIVFLSICWPGADAVTSAFSLLFVSCVLRMLQEKDAPFKFVPLLLLLSLTLGLIKVTCVVLVLLAWLLPLYSRHKDKKKMVVVALVATLCTAIVALIWVVLTSGISPSTNSAIDLARYTQVKKDIIRHPLLMIRSFLLSFVQPINLTGDQYDIERNMQLFAGTGPQTMLPASIMLPSLVACAILILLGIRKQVMTAKGRLLVLVVTVIFFALTAAGVLANQGFASPLGKGISGLQSRYYIPIYVPLILLAPSLGIAFDSKKALRVTKLFVVGLLVAGYSLLLLGHCLSFS; this is encoded by the coding sequence ATGAGGATGAACGTTGGGAGAGGTTTGTCTCGAATATCTCTTGCGTGCAAGAACTTTTGGAATTTTCTGCGGGAAAAAATAGGTGATGTCGCACTTTTCTATTTGGGTTTCACTATTCTTTTCGGTACGATTCTTATCCTTTTCGATAAGAGACGTTCTTGGCCTGACCAGATACCTCATTGGCAAAGGCTCTATCAGATTGCCCATGGGCACATGCTCGCTCAGCCAAGCCCCAACGGCGATGGAACATTTGGCGGGTATATGGGGAATGGGCATTATGTTCCCTTCAGCAACACCGCGGTCAATACCCCATTCGCTTATTTCCCTGGTTTGCTGGGCTTCGGACACGTGCGTCTGGCGGCGTTCTCGACTTTGGTTATTTGTGCCTGCCTCATCGCTGTCGCGATTCGTATGTCAGGGATTTACGAACTGGTCTTTTGCGGTGTCTCGATGCTGCCGATTGTGTTCCTTTCGATATGCTGGCCTGGCGCAGATGCGGTAACCAGCGCTTTTTCCTTGCTTTTTGTTAGTTGTGTTTTGAGGATGCTGCAGGAAAAGGACGCTCCGTTCAAATTCGTGCCTTTGCTGCTGCTCCTGTCGTTGACCCTCGGCTTGATAAAAGTGACTTGCGTCGTCCTCGTGCTGCTGGCTTGGTTGTTACCCCTATATTCGCGGCATAAGGACAAGAAAAAGATGGTTGTGGTCGCGCTGGTGGCGACGTTATGCACGGCCATTGTGGCTTTGATTTGGGTCGTCCTGACATCCGGGATTTCTCCAAGCACCAATTCGGCGATTGATTTAGCACGATATACGCAAGTGAAGAAGGATATTATACGGCATCCCTTGTTGATGATACGTAGTTTCCTGCTGTCCTTTGTCCAGCCAATTAATTTGACCGGGGATCAATATGATATTGAGCGCAATATGCAGTTGTTTGCTGGCACCGGACCGCAGACCATGCTTCCGGCAAGCATCATGCTTCCGAGTTTGGTGGCTTGTGCAATTCTTATACTTTTAGGTATCCGAAAACAAGTGATGACAGCCAAGGGAAGACTGTTGGTCTTGGTGGTCACGGTGATTTTCTTCGCGCTGACAGCCGCTGGTGTATTGGCAAACCAAGGTTTCGCCTCGCCTTTGGGCAAGGGCATCTCTGGCTTGCAAAGTAGATATTACATCCCTATCTATGTGCCCCTGATTCTTTTGGCGCCAAGTCTTGGAATAGCCTTTGACTCGAAGAAAGCCCTCAGAGTTACAAAGCTATTTGTGGTGGGGTTGCTTGTGGCGGGCTACTCGCTGCTGCTCCTAGGCCATTGTCTCTCCTTTTCCTAA
- the rfbA gene encoding glucose-1-phosphate thymidylyltransferase RfbA produces MKGIILAGGSGTRLYPLTTVTSKQLLPVYNKPMIYYPMSVLMLAGIRDILVISTPKDLPNFERLLGDGSQFGLNLSYKVQPSPDGLAQAFIIGEDFIDGDSCALVLGDNIFYGNGLSQVLKRAVSVKHGASVFGYYVDDPERYGVVEFNKDHKAVSIVEKPEHPASNYAVTGLYFYDDRVVDFAKQVRPSARGELEITDLNKLYLEDGSLNVLTLSRGYAWLDTGTMDSLYEAGEFVRTVERAQGLPIAVLEEIAYENNWISRDQLLEAAHKYGKSPYGQHLLQVAENKIIMSNL; encoded by the coding sequence ATGAAGGGTATTATTCTCGCCGGAGGTTCGGGCACACGTCTTTATCCGTTGACCACAGTGACCTCGAAACAGCTGCTGCCGGTCTATAACAAGCCGATGATTTACTACCCGATGAGCGTACTCATGCTCGCCGGGATTCGGGACATCCTGGTGATTTCCACGCCAAAGGACCTGCCTAATTTCGAGCGCTTGCTCGGCGATGGCAGCCAGTTCGGGCTGAATCTTTCCTATAAGGTGCAACCAAGCCCCGATGGGCTCGCCCAGGCGTTCATCATCGGCGAGGACTTCATCGACGGAGATTCCTGCGCGTTGGTGCTCGGCGACAACATCTTCTACGGCAACGGCCTGAGCCAGGTGCTCAAGCGCGCCGTAAGCGTCAAGCATGGCGCTTCCGTGTTCGGCTACTACGTCGACGATCCGGAGCGCTACGGCGTGGTGGAGTTCAACAAGGACCACAAGGCGGTGAGTATCGTCGAGAAGCCGGAGCACCCGGCCTCGAATTACGCTGTTACCGGCCTGTATTTCTACGATGACCGCGTGGTCGATTTCGCCAAGCAAGTGCGGCCTTCCGCACGAGGTGAGCTGGAAATCACCGACCTCAATAAGCTGTATCTGGAAGACGGCTCCCTGAACGTGCTGACGCTGAGCCGCGGCTACGCCTGGCTCGACACCGGCACCATGGACTCGCTTTACGAGGCTGGGGAATTCGTGCGCACTGTCGAGCGCGCGCAAGGTCTGCCGATCGCGGTGCTCGAGGAAATCGCTTACGAGAACAACTGGATCAGCCGTGACCAACTGCTCGAAGCCGCGCACAAGTACGGCAAGAGCCCTTACGGCCAGCATCTGCTGCAAGTTGCCGAAAACAAAATCATCATGTCAAACCTGTAG
- a CDS encoding bifunctional dTDP-4-dehydrorhamnose 3,5-epimerase family protein/NAD(P)-dependent oxidoreductase: MAFEFEKDLKVTKTNIPGLLVFDLPVHGDNRGWFKENWQRAKMTALGLPDFGPVQNNISYNDKKGVTRGIHAEPWDKYISIAAGEIFGAWVDLRPGESFGQVYTTRLDPSRAIYVPRGVGNSFQALQDGTVYTYLVNAHWSLEQKKTYTFVNLADPDLHIDWPIPLDQSERSEADLRHPMLKDAKPMAPKRTLVTGCNGQVGHAIRNYVEAHHLDSFEFVDSDTFDITDSAAYENYDWDLYGTIINTAAFTAVDKAESPAGRKAAWNTNVNGVANLAKVSTEHGITLVHISSDYVFDGTAEQHTETEGFAPLGVYGETKAAADAIVSTVPRHYIVRSSWIVGDGKNFVTRMLGLAEQAAETQRQTAQAPNDQSGRLTFVGDLVEGIFHLLDSSCDYGTYNLTGSGRVASWYDIAAKIFELEGVDTKYIDANSVDTYAAQTGGSKRPHHCALDLSKIRATGFEPADWEQLLESYLSDHKRNQD, from the coding sequence ATGGCATTTGAATTCGAGAAGGACCTCAAGGTCACCAAGACGAACATCCCGGGGCTTTTGGTGTTCGACCTGCCGGTGCACGGCGACAACCGCGGCTGGTTCAAGGAGAACTGGCAGCGCGCCAAGATGACCGCGCTCGGCCTGCCGGACTTCGGGCCGGTGCAGAATAACATCAGCTACAACGACAAGAAGGGCGTCACCCGCGGCATCCACGCCGAGCCTTGGGACAAGTACATCTCCATCGCCGCCGGCGAGATCTTTGGCGCATGGGTCGACCTGCGTCCGGGCGAAAGCTTCGGGCAGGTCTATACGACCCGTCTTGACCCCTCGCGCGCGATCTACGTTCCCCGTGGCGTGGGCAACAGCTTCCAGGCCTTGCAGGACGGCACGGTCTACACATACCTGGTAAACGCGCACTGGTCGCTCGAGCAGAAGAAGACCTACACGTTCGTCAACCTCGCCGACCCGGACCTGCATATTGACTGGCCGATTCCGCTGGATCAGAGCGAGCGCAGCGAGGCGGATCTGCGCCACCCCATGCTCAAGGACGCCAAGCCCATGGCCCCCAAGCGCACGCTGGTCACCGGATGCAACGGCCAAGTCGGCCACGCCATCCGCAACTACGTCGAGGCGCATCATCTCGACAGCTTCGAATTCGTCGATTCCGACACCTTTGACATCACCGATTCGGCCGCGTATGAGAACTACGACTGGGACCTCTACGGCACCATCATCAACACCGCGGCCTTCACCGCCGTCGACAAGGCCGAAAGCCCAGCCGGTCGCAAGGCCGCCTGGAACACAAACGTCAACGGCGTGGCCAACCTCGCCAAGGTGTCCACGGAACATGGCATCACCCTGGTCCACATCTCCAGCGATTATGTGTTCGATGGAACCGCCGAACAGCACACCGAAACCGAAGGCTTCGCGCCCTTGGGCGTCTATGGTGAAACCAAAGCCGCGGCGGATGCCATCGTCTCGACAGTTCCCCGCCATTACATCGTCCGCTCCAGTTGGATCGTCGGCGACGGCAAGAACTTCGTGACCCGTATGCTCGGCCTCGCCGAGCAGGCCGCCGAAACGCAAAGGCAGACCGCACAGGCTCCCAACGACCAAAGCGGCCGTCTGACCTTCGTGGGCGACTTGGTCGAAGGCATCTTCCACCTGCTCGATTCCAGCTGCGATTATGGCACCTACAATCTCACCGGTTCCGGCCGCGTGGCCTCCTGGTACGATATCGCCGCGAAAATCTTTGAACTGGAAGGCGTGGACACCAAATACATCGATGCGAATTCCGTGGACACCTACGCAGCCCAAACCGGCGGTTCCAAGCGCCCACATCACTGCGCACTGGACCTTTCCAAGATTCGCGCGACCGGTTTCGAGCCTGCGGATTGGGAACAGCTCCTGGAGAGCTATCTTTCCGACCACAAACGTAATCAGGACTAA
- the rfbB gene encoding dTDP-glucose 4,6-dehydratase, with product MTEEFMPKNIIVTGGCGFIGSNFVRWVAKNHPETHVTVLDALTYAGNIENIAGLPENQVEFVHGNICDADLLDKIVPGHDAIVHYAAESHNDNSIADPEPFIQSNIVGTYRLLEAARKYDVRYHQISTDEVYGDLALDDPHRFTPESPYRPSSPYSSSKASADMLVRAWHRTYGLRTTISNCSNNYGPYQHVEKFIPRQVTNILDGVRPKLYGNGLNVRDWIHTEDHSSAVWAILTKGRIGETYLIGANGERNNLDVLHDILRVMGQPEDAFDWVRDRPGHDRRYAIDPTKLMTELGWKPKHTDFESGLKQTIQWYTDNEDWWRPAKAATEAKYKKQGQ from the coding sequence ATGACTGAAGAATTTATGCCTAAGAACATCATCGTGACCGGCGGATGCGGGTTCATCGGGTCGAACTTCGTGCGCTGGGTGGCGAAGAACCATCCTGAGACGCATGTCACCGTGCTCGACGCGCTGACCTACGCCGGCAACATCGAGAACATCGCCGGATTGCCTGAGAATCAGGTCGAGTTCGTGCACGGCAACATCTGCGACGCCGACCTGCTCGACAAGATCGTGCCCGGCCACGACGCCATCGTGCATTATGCGGCTGAGTCGCACAACGACAACTCGATCGCCGACCCGGAGCCGTTCATCCAGTCCAACATCGTGGGCACCTATCGCCTGTTGGAGGCGGCGCGCAAGTACGATGTGCGCTACCACCAGATCAGCACCGACGAGGTCTATGGCGACCTCGCGCTCGACGACCCACATCGTTTCACGCCGGAGTCCCCGTACCGCCCGTCCTCGCCGTATTCATCCAGCAAGGCCAGCGCCGACATGCTCGTGCGCGCCTGGCACCGCACCTACGGCCTGCGCACGACAATCTCGAACTGTTCCAATAACTACGGCCCATACCAGCATGTGGAGAAGTTCATTCCCCGCCAGGTCACCAACATCCTTGACGGCGTGCGCCCGAAGCTTTACGGCAACGGCCTCAACGTGCGCGACTGGATCCATACCGAAGACCATTCCAGTGCGGTCTGGGCGATCCTGACCAAGGGCAGAATCGGCGAGACCTACCTGATCGGCGCCAATGGCGAACGCAACAACCTCGACGTCTTGCACGACATCCTGCGCGTGATGGGTCAGCCCGAGGACGCGTTCGACTGGGTGCGCGACCGCCCCGGCCATGATCGCCGCTACGCGATCGACCCGACCAAGCTCATGACCGAGCTGGGGTGGAAGCCGAAGCACACCGATTTCGAATCCGGTTTGAAGCAGACCATCCAGTGGTACACGGACAACGAGGACTGGTGGAGGCCCGCCAAGGCGGCCACCGAGGCCAAGTACAAGAAGCAAGGCCAGTGA